A region from the Pelagovum pacificum genome encodes:
- a CDS encoding GDSL-type esterase/lipase family protein, with amino-acid sequence MKLTFTAGLILALTGCGGGLGSISAMPFDTSQPIRTAGAATPDMTNRFTPDTQIVMLGDSITAGGDWQEYFPAARITNRGISGDSTDDILERMDGVLSDGPEVTYLMVGINDVYNGASSDEIYANYVQIVDILQAAGSDVVLNSTLECSASACGAEKLATVRALNERLVALAAARGFDYIDMNAEFSGPSGLLAENTFDGVHMNGQAYMRWVGLIGDHMSSVGLRS; translated from the coding sequence ATGAAACTGACATTCACAGCCGGCCTCATTCTGGCCCTCACCGGATGCGGAGGAGGACTTGGCTCCATCAGCGCGATGCCCTTCGACACCAGCCAGCCGATCCGCACCGCCGGCGCGGCGACGCCCGACATGACCAACCGATTCACGCCCGACACGCAGATCGTCATGCTGGGCGACAGCATCACCGCCGGGGGCGACTGGCAGGAGTATTTTCCCGCCGCCCGCATCACCAACCGAGGAATCAGCGGCGATTCGACCGATGACATCCTTGAGCGGATGGACGGCGTCCTGTCGGACGGACCGGAGGTGACCTACCTCATGGTCGGCATCAACGACGTCTACAACGGCGCGTCCTCGGACGAGATCTATGCGAATTACGTGCAGATCGTCGACATCCTGCAGGCCGCCGGCAGCGATGTGGTGCTGAACAGCACGCTCGAGTGCAGCGCCTCGGCCTGTGGGGCGGAGAAGCTCGCCACGGTGCGCGCGCTGAACGAGCGGCTGGTCGCGCTCGCCGCGGCCCGGGGCTTCGACTACATCGACATGAATGCCGAGTTCTCCGGCCCATCGGGCCTGCTGGCGGAAAACACGTTCGACGGCGTGCATATGAACGGGCAGGCCTACATGCGGTGGGTCGGGCTGATCGGCGATCACATGTCGTCGGTCGGGCTGCGGTCCTGA
- a CDS encoding sulfotransferase family protein — MIVCHPHRLIYLKTRKVAGTSFEIALSGACGPECIITQISPRDEETRQALGLPGPQNHTAVRNGSLVRFYNHMPAAEVRAALPAEVWEGYRKIAIVRNPFDAAISLHYWHGGHRKGVPFDRFVAESSELEDTLRIAPLDGPDRIDRHLRYEALADELAAIGLSSVAERFDGIRTKAGRRPATGASVHEIYRKFPQAADIVADRCRAEIAAFGYARPGDGASRELD; from the coding sequence GTGATCGTCTGCCACCCGCACCGGCTGATCTACCTGAAGACCCGGAAGGTGGCCGGAACCTCGTTCGAGATCGCCCTGTCGGGCGCGTGCGGCCCGGAATGCATCATCACGCAGATCTCGCCTCGCGACGAGGAGACGCGACAGGCGCTCGGCCTGCCGGGACCGCAGAACCATACGGCTGTCCGGAACGGGTCGCTCGTCCGGTTCTACAACCACATGCCCGCCGCCGAGGTGCGCGCCGCGCTGCCGGCGGAGGTCTGGGAGGGCTACCGCAAGATCGCGATCGTGCGGAACCCGTTCGATGCGGCGATCTCTCTCCATTACTGGCACGGCGGGCACCGGAAGGGCGTACCCTTCGACCGGTTCGTCGCCGAGAGTTCCGAGCTCGAGGACACGTTGCGGATCGCGCCGCTCGACGGGCCGGACCGGATCGACCGGCACCTGCGCTACGAGGCGCTCGCCGATGAGCTGGCGGCCATCGGGCTGTCCTCGGTGGCCGAGAGGTTCGACGGCATCCGCACCAAGGCCGGACGCCGCCCCGCAACGGGCGCGTCGGTTCATGAAATATACCGGAAGTTCCCGCAGGCTGCCGACATCGTGGCGGATCGTTGCCGGGCCGAGATCGCGGCCTTCGGATACGCCCGCCCCGGGGATGGCGCTTCGCGGGAACTCGATTAG